Proteins from a genomic interval of Epinephelus fuscoguttatus linkage group LG16, E.fuscoguttatus.final_Chr_v1:
- the LOC125903033 gene encoding G-protein coupled receptor 4-like, protein MEDLHINNTSQDNSDYHSNIIFGYNDYRVEAGFIIKVFTCIFISIGLPLTLMAIYALYSQVRNDHVAPIYIINLLISDLIQFCCMIVEVVQPEDSTTDTIFTLIYIYSLGASVGFMVCVALERYLVIACPLWYRFRRTIKISVLVCVVVWVLPALCLLSVSFCSNYRIKDIIFTVFLLLPLPLLIFFLGGTLRALSACISVPSDEKRRVVGMLVLVLLIYTLLFLSLIIWLLTKGDKMNTFLTEMSFTLIKLSPLADLVLYVFMRKGAIDRLLAAVCCCRMDSNETSSTAVSVVTTHPQSASSRQRQRDTETEIEEGTEDM, encoded by the exons ATGGAAGATTTACACATTAACAACACTTCACAGGACAACAGCGACTACCACAGCAACATCATCTTTGGCTACAATGATTACCGTGTAGAAGCAGGATTCATTATTAAAGTCTTTACATGCATATTCATAAGTATCGGCCTTCCTTTAACGCTCATGGCCATCTACGCTCTTTATTCGCAG GTGAGAAATGATCATGTTGCTCCGATCTACATCATCAACCTTCTAATTTCGGACCTTATTCAGTTCTGCTGCATGATCGTTGAGGTGGTGCAACCTGAGGATTCAACAACAGACACTATCTTCACTCTAATTTACATCTATAGTCTGGGGGCCAGTGTTGGCTTCATGGTGTGTGTCGCCCTGGAAAg GTATTTGGTCATCGCCTGCCCACTGTGGTACCGCTTCAGACGAACCATCAAGATCTCTGTGCTGGTCTGTGTCGTGGTCTGGGTccttcctgctctctgtctcctcagtgTCTCTTTTTGCTCTAATTATCGTATTAAAGACATCATCTTCACCGTCTTTTTACTCCTTCCCCTCCCACTGCTCATATTCTTCCTGGGTGGGACCCTCAGAGCTCTGTCTGCCTGCATCTCGGTCCCATCTGACGAAAAACGACGTGTTGTAGGAATGTTGGTCCTGGTGCTGCTGATTTACACGCTGCTGTTTCTTTCCCTCATCATTTGGTTACTGACAAAGGGAGATAAAATGAACACCTTCCTCACTGAAATGTCTTTCACTTTAATTAAGTTGAGTCCTCTTGCAGACTTAGTTCTGTATGTTTTCATGAGGAAAGGTGCCATAGACAGGCTCTTGGCCGCTGTGTGTTGTTGCAGAATGGACAGCAATGAAACCAGCAGTACGGCAGTATCAGTGGTGACAACACATCCACAGTCAGCTTCAAGtaggcagagacagagggacacagagacagagatagaggaGGGAACAGAAGACATGTAG